From Camelus dromedarius isolate mCamDro1 chromosome 2, mCamDro1.pat, whole genome shotgun sequence, one genomic window encodes:
- the RRP1B gene encoding ribosomal RNA processing protein 1 homolog B isoform X3, which yields MAPAMQPAEIQFAQRLASHEKGIRDRAVKKLRQYISVKTQRETGGFSQEELLKIWKGLFYCMWVQDEPLLQEELANTISQLIHVVNNSEAQHLFIQTFWQTMNREWKGIDQLRLDKFYMLIRLVLRQSFEVLKRNGWEESRIKLFLDVLMKEILRPESQSPNGVKFHFIDIYVDELSKVGGKELLADQNLKFIDPFCKIAAKTKDRALAQTIARAVLHVIVEQSPPVPGEAVEGQKPKGSDGGLSEEEIPENEATWRKPISKKRRAPCKYHPKKEGASDEGAVAGGGSGEDGGLPLQFDYKAVAERLLGITTRKHIPPFNRKRLCRLIRKFQDLSEAGSISQLSFAEDTSADKDDQALSQGRCKKKGKKPVEKAGVEGEGGARFFPAEEEESEGGIPKRKRKKKKKNHLRPEHLGAGGEATCPEQNGSGEPGAWPGSAQKMSLAELGAVAAPGAQERSGSEQLSVHSRRKRPRKRRLGVQVESARSAASPEEGLPPGGPVQGPAPRASLASGAPVLKRKRTLGAPLVNGTVPPTLAWPLPRREGPPASPADGEDCPATPPQGGKPKKKKGVPSRLECCNPSTQKTTILKKRKKMKEMSNLEHRGARLIQALGSSGALSPLKKKLRTEKDFVKFDASFCPKPLFFRKAKGSTATTSPGAPLQASRTPSSSKKVTFGLSRNMTAEFKKTDKSILVSPTGPSRVAFNPEQRPLHGVLKTPTSSPASTPLGTKKPLTATPKRRPTAVDFI from the exons ATGGCCCCCGCCATGCAGCCGGCCGAGATCCAGTTCGCTCAGCGGCTGGCGTCCCACGAGAAGGGCATCCGGGACCGGGCGGTGAAGAAGCTGCGCCAGTACATCAGCGTGAAGACGCAAAGGGAGACAG GGGGTTTCAGCCAAGAAGAACTTCTGAAAATATGGAAAGGGCTCTTCTACTGCATGTGGGTGCAGGACGAACCCCTTCTGCAG GAGGAGCTAGCGAACACTATTTCCcagctcatccatgttgttaacAACTCAGAGGCCC AGCACCTGTTCATTCAGACCTTTTGGCAAACCATGAACCGAGAGTGGAAGGGCATTGACCAGCTGCGCCTGGACAAGTTCTACATG CTGATCCGTCTGGTTCTGAGGCAGTCCTTTGAAGTTCTGAAGCGAAACGGCTGGGAAGAAAG CCGAATCAAGCTATTTCTGGACGTCTTGATGAAGGAGATCCTGCGTCCCGAGAGTCAGTCTCCTAACGGAGTGAAGTTCCACTTCATTGACATTTATGTGGATGAACTATCcaaagtgggagggaaggag CTCTTGGCAGATCAAAATCTCAAGTTTATTGATCCATTCTGCAAAATCGCCGCCAAGACTAAGGA CCGCGCGCTGGCGCAGACCATAGCCCGGGCTGTTCTCCACGTCATCGTAGAGCAGTCTCCTCCTGTGCCTGGAGAGGCAGTGGAGGGCCAGAAACCTAAAGGCAGTGATGGTGGCCTCTCTGAGGAAGAGATACCTGAAAATGAGGCGACGTGGAGAAAACCCATCAGTAAAAAGAGAAGAG CCCCGTGCAAATATCACCCCAAAAAAGAGGGAGCCAGCGATGAGGGTGCCGTGGCCGGTGGAGGAAGCGGGGAGGACGGCGGGCTGCCCCTCCAG TTTGACTACAAGGCCGTTGCTGAGCGACTCCTGGGAATCACCACCAGGAAGCACATCCCTCCCTTCAACAGGAAGCGCCTCTGCAGACTCATCAGGAA attccaagaTCTGTCTGAAG CAGGCAGTATCTCTCAACTCAGTTTTGCTGAGGACACATCTGCTGACAAAGATGACCAGGCCCTCAGTCAAGGAAGgtgtaagaaaaaaggaaagaaacctgtGGAGAAAGCGGGCGTGGAAGGAGAGGGAG GAGCCAGGTTCTTTCCtgctgaggaagaggagagtgaAGGTGGGATTccgaagagaaagaggaaaaagaagaagaagaaccaCCTGCGGCCTGAACACTTAGGGGCCGGTGGTGAGGCCACGTGCCCAGAGCAGAATGGGAGTGGTGAGCCAGGGGCCTGGCCGGGAAGCGCCCAGAAGATGAgcctggcagagctgggggcagTGGCCGCACCTGGCGCCCAGGAGCGCAGTGGCTCAGAGCAGCTCTCCGTACACAGCAGGAGGAAACGACCaaggaagaggaggctgggggtCCAGGTGGAGAGCGCCAGGTCGGCAGCGTCTCCTGAGGAGGGCTTGCCTCCAGGCGGTCCTGTTCAGGGACCAGCCCCCAGAGCCTCCCTGGCCAGTGGCGCCCCAGTCCTAAAGAGGAAGCGGACGCTCGGGGCTCCCCTGGTCAACGGCACTGTCCCCCCTACGCTAGCCTGGCCCCTGCCCCGGAGGGAGGGACCTCCAGCCAGCCCAGCAGATGGAGAGGACTGccctgccaccccaccccagggcGGGAAACCGAAGAAAAAGAAGGGGGTGCCTAGCAGACTTGAATGCTGCAACCCGTCCACACAGAAAACCACCATcctgaaaaagaggaagaagatgaaagagATGTCGAACTTGGAGCACAGAGGAGCCAGGCTCATCCAGGCTCTG gggagCAGCGGGGCACTCAGCCCTTTGAAGAAGAAGCTGAGAACAGAGAAGGACTTCGTGAAGTTCGACGCCTCCTTCTGCCCAAAGCCCCTGTTCTTCAGGAAGGCCAAGGGCAGCACTGCCACCACCTCGCCGGGCGCCCCCCTGCAG GCGAGCAGAACACCATCCAGCTCCAAGAAGGTGACCTTTGGGTTGAGCAGGAACATGACTGCGG AATTCAAGAAGACAGACAAGAGTATCCTGGTCAGCCCCACAGGCCCCTCCCGGGTGGCCTTCAACCCCGAGCAGAGGCCCCTCCACGGGGTCCTGAAGACCCCCACGAGCTCGCCAGCCAGCACCCCCCTGGGGACCAAGAAGCCACTGACTGCCACGCCAAAGAGAAGGCCGACGGCTGTGGACTTCATCTGA
- the RRP1B gene encoding ribosomal RNA processing protein 1 homolog B isoform X6 has product MLLTTQRPVSPGVLLAFTTSLLVRFEHLFIQTFWQTMNREWKGIDQLRLDKFYMLIRLVLRQSFEVLKRNGWEESRIKLFLDVLMKEILRPESQSPNGVKFHFIDIYVDELSKVGGKELLADQNLKFIDPFCKIAAKTKDRALAQTIARAVLHVIVEQSPPVPGEAVEGQKPKGSDGGLSEEEIPENEATWRKPISKKRRAPCKYHPKKEGASDEGAVAGGGSGEDGGLPLQFDYKAVAERLLGITTRKHIPPFNRKRLCRLIRKFQDLSEAGSISQLSFAEDTSADKDDQALSQGRCKKKGKKPVEKAGVEGEGGARFFPAEEEESEGGIPKRKRKKKKKNHLRPEHLGAGGEATCPEQNGSGEPGAWPGSAQKMSLAELGAVAAPGAQERSGSEQLSVHSRRKRPRKRRLGVQVESARSAASPEEGLPPGGPVQGPAPRASLASGAPVLKRKRTLGAPLVNGTVPPTLAWPLPRREGPPASPADGEDCPATPPQGGKPKKKKGVPSRLECCNPSTQKTTILKKRKKMKEMSNLEHRGARLIQALGSSGALSPLKKKLRTEKDFVKFDASFCPKPLFFRKAKGSTATTSPGAPLQASRTPSSSKKVTFGLSRNMTAEFKKTDKSILVSPTGPSRVAFNPEQRPLHGVLKTPTSSPASTPLGTKKPLTATPKRRPTAVDFI; this is encoded by the exons atgttgttaacAACTCAGAGGCCCGTAAGTCCTGGTGTTCTCCTGGCTTTCACAACCTCCCTGCTCGTCAGATTTG AGCACCTGTTCATTCAGACCTTTTGGCAAACCATGAACCGAGAGTGGAAGGGCATTGACCAGCTGCGCCTGGACAAGTTCTACATG CTGATCCGTCTGGTTCTGAGGCAGTCCTTTGAAGTTCTGAAGCGAAACGGCTGGGAAGAAAG CCGAATCAAGCTATTTCTGGACGTCTTGATGAAGGAGATCCTGCGTCCCGAGAGTCAGTCTCCTAACGGAGTGAAGTTCCACTTCATTGACATTTATGTGGATGAACTATCcaaagtgggagggaaggag CTCTTGGCAGATCAAAATCTCAAGTTTATTGATCCATTCTGCAAAATCGCCGCCAAGACTAAGGA CCGCGCGCTGGCGCAGACCATAGCCCGGGCTGTTCTCCACGTCATCGTAGAGCAGTCTCCTCCTGTGCCTGGAGAGGCAGTGGAGGGCCAGAAACCTAAAGGCAGTGATGGTGGCCTCTCTGAGGAAGAGATACCTGAAAATGAGGCGACGTGGAGAAAACCCATCAGTAAAAAGAGAAGAG CCCCGTGCAAATATCACCCCAAAAAAGAGGGAGCCAGCGATGAGGGTGCCGTGGCCGGTGGAGGAAGCGGGGAGGACGGCGGGCTGCCCCTCCAG TTTGACTACAAGGCCGTTGCTGAGCGACTCCTGGGAATCACCACCAGGAAGCACATCCCTCCCTTCAACAGGAAGCGCCTCTGCAGACTCATCAGGAA attccaagaTCTGTCTGAAG CAGGCAGTATCTCTCAACTCAGTTTTGCTGAGGACACATCTGCTGACAAAGATGACCAGGCCCTCAGTCAAGGAAGgtgtaagaaaaaaggaaagaaacctgtGGAGAAAGCGGGCGTGGAAGGAGAGGGAG GAGCCAGGTTCTTTCCtgctgaggaagaggagagtgaAGGTGGGATTccgaagagaaagaggaaaaagaagaagaagaaccaCCTGCGGCCTGAACACTTAGGGGCCGGTGGTGAGGCCACGTGCCCAGAGCAGAATGGGAGTGGTGAGCCAGGGGCCTGGCCGGGAAGCGCCCAGAAGATGAgcctggcagagctgggggcagTGGCCGCACCTGGCGCCCAGGAGCGCAGTGGCTCAGAGCAGCTCTCCGTACACAGCAGGAGGAAACGACCaaggaagaggaggctgggggtCCAGGTGGAGAGCGCCAGGTCGGCAGCGTCTCCTGAGGAGGGCTTGCCTCCAGGCGGTCCTGTTCAGGGACCAGCCCCCAGAGCCTCCCTGGCCAGTGGCGCCCCAGTCCTAAAGAGGAAGCGGACGCTCGGGGCTCCCCTGGTCAACGGCACTGTCCCCCCTACGCTAGCCTGGCCCCTGCCCCGGAGGGAGGGACCTCCAGCCAGCCCAGCAGATGGAGAGGACTGccctgccaccccaccccagggcGGGAAACCGAAGAAAAAGAAGGGGGTGCCTAGCAGACTTGAATGCTGCAACCCGTCCACACAGAAAACCACCATcctgaaaaagaggaagaagatgaaagagATGTCGAACTTGGAGCACAGAGGAGCCAGGCTCATCCAGGCTCTG gggagCAGCGGGGCACTCAGCCCTTTGAAGAAGAAGCTGAGAACAGAGAAGGACTTCGTGAAGTTCGACGCCTCCTTCTGCCCAAAGCCCCTGTTCTTCAGGAAGGCCAAGGGCAGCACTGCCACCACCTCGCCGGGCGCCCCCCTGCAG GCGAGCAGAACACCATCCAGCTCCAAGAAGGTGACCTTTGGGTTGAGCAGGAACATGACTGCGG AATTCAAGAAGACAGACAAGAGTATCCTGGTCAGCCCCACAGGCCCCTCCCGGGTGGCCTTCAACCCCGAGCAGAGGCCCCTCCACGGGGTCCTGAAGACCCCCACGAGCTCGCCAGCCAGCACCCCCCTGGGGACCAAGAAGCCACTGACTGCCACGCCAAAGAGAAGGCCGACGGCTGTGGACTTCATCTGA